Proteins from one Hyperolius riggenbachi isolate aHypRig1 chromosome 2, aHypRig1.pri, whole genome shotgun sequence genomic window:
- the LOC137544576 gene encoding olfactory receptor 56A1-like, whose product MLCEVLAPFERATNLSQEQSDWNNVIPIIYSLHHTLCGLKESAEGEALLVYDNKTSMSNSSEGFTFICFPEVQSWDIGSLFMVLLMVAVVCNVMLLFILLIEPKLHHPMYYFMAMLAMVDILLSNVTSTRTLLTLWTNVKTISETSCFSQMFFTTFWSAMESSIFLFMAYDRYVAICNPLHYPTIITNAFVVKACMFIIVRNTLIALPIPVMASRLDYCSSREVRHCFCENMTVEKLSCSDYSASRVYGILAFVLVGGTDLFLIIVSYALILRAVVAARSLSAASKAFRTCASHLIVISIFYILSALSMSSNQTLSGLPHSGHVIFSLLCHLLPPALNPFVYGVLTREIRRTIQRIIAKRKLYP is encoded by the exons ATGCTGTGCGAGGTCCTGGCTCCCTTTGAGAGGGCCACAAATCTGAGTCAGGAGCAGTCAGACTGGAACAATGTCATTCCAATTATCTATTCACTTCATCACACTCTGTGTGGCCTGAAGGAAAGTGCGGAGG GTGAAGCTTTGCTGGTCTATGATAATAAAACCTCCATGAGTAACTCTTCCGAAGGCTTCACCTTCATCTGTTTCCCGGAGGTCCAGAGCTGGGACATCGGAAGCCTCTTCATGGTCCTGCTTATGGTTGCCGTTGTATGCAATGTGATGCTGCTGTTCATCCTCCTCATAGAGCCAAAACTCCACCACCCGATGTATTACTTCATGGCTATGTTGGCAATGGTGGACATTCTCCTCAGCAATGTCACTTCAACCAGAACTCTGCTTACCCTCTGGACAAATGTCAAAACCATTTCAGAAACGTCTTGTTTCTCTCAGATGTTCTTCACCACTTTCTGGTCCGCCAtggagtcttccatcttcctgttTATGGCCTATGACCGCTACGTGGCCATCTGCAACCCTCTGCACTACCCGACCATCATCACAAACGCATTTGTGGTCAAAGCTTGTATGTTCATTATAGTCAGAAATACCCTCATCGCATTGCCCATTCCTGTGATGGCCTCACGTCTGGACTACTGCTCTAGCCGAGAAGTTCGCCATTGTTTTTGTGAGAACATGACTGTAGAAAAACTCTCTTGCAGTGACTACTCTGCCAGCAGAGTCTATGGTATATTGGCTTTTGTGTTAGTAGGTGGTACGGACCTCTTCCTCATTATTGTTTCCTACGCTCTCATTCTCCGGGCAGTGGTAGCAGCTCGTTCCCTCAGTGCCGCTTCGAAAGCCTTCCGGACCTGTGCCTCTCATCTTATTGTTATCTCAATATTTTACATATTATCGGCTTTAAGCATGAGTTCCAACCAGACACTGAGCGGGCTTCCACATTCTGGCCACGTTATATTCTCTCTTCTCTGCCACCTTCTTCCTCCAGCCCTGAACCCTTTTGTGTACGGGGTGCTGACCAGGGAGATCAGACGCACAATACAGAGGATTATCGCAAAGCGCAAACTATATCCATAA
- the LOC137544577 gene encoding olfactory receptor 56A4-like encodes MTFSNSGPITILLLLIIILIMVISTNLILSAFYRLILCVSNPHYVLTTQSQKITTICLLHCEALLVYDNKTSMSNSSEGFTFICFPEVQSWDIGSLFMVLLMVAVVCNVMLLFIVLIEPKLHHPMYYFMAMLAVVDILLSTVTTPRALLTLWSNARITTETTCFSQMFFITYWSAMESSIFLFMAYDRYVAICNPLHYPTIITNSFVVKACLFIIVRNTIIALPPPVMASRLDYCSSREIPHCFCEDMTVEKLSCSDFTASRVYSLVAFVLIGGTDIFLISISYSLILRTVIAARSLSAASKAFRTCASHLIVISIFYFTRASTMISSQTMTGLPRPVHVVFSLLHHLLPPALNPLVYGVLTREIRHTIQRIMGKIKIYP; translated from the exons atgacatttagcaattctg GTCCTatcaccatcctcctcctcctcatcatcatcctcatcatggtCATTTCCACCAATCTCATCCTAAGTGCTTTCTACAGACTTATCCTCTGTGTCTCTAACCCCCATTATGTCCTGACCACACAGTCCCAGAAGATCACCACCATCTGCCTTTTGCATT GTGAAGCTTTGCTGGTCTATGATAATAAAACCTCCATGAGTAACTCTTCCGAGGGCTTCACCTTCATCTGTTTCCCGGAGGTCCAGAGCTGGGACATCGGAAGCCTCTTCATGGTCCTGCTTATGGTTGCCGTTGTGTGCAATGTGATGCTGCTCTTCATCGTCCTCATAGAGCCAAAACTCCACCACCCGATGTATTACTTCATGGCTATGCTGGCGGTGGTGGACATTCTCCTCAGCACGGTTACCACGCCCAGAGCTCTGCTCACCCTCTGGTCAAATGCTAGAATTACCACAGAAACAACCTGCTTCTCTCAAATGTTCTTCATCACCTACTGGTCTGCCAtggagtcttccatcttcctgttTATGGCCTACGACCGCTATGTGGCCATCTGCAACCCTCTGCATTACCCGACCATCATCACAAACTCATTTGTGGTCAAAGCTTGTTTGTTCATTATAGTCAGAAATACCATCATTGCGTTGCCACCTCCTGTAATGGCCTCACGTCTGGACTACTGCTCTAGCCGAGAGATTCCCCATTGTTTCTGTGAGGACATGACTGTAGAGAAACTCTCTTGCAGTGACTTCACGGCTAGCAGAGTCTACAGcctggtggcttttgtgttgatagGAGGCACGGACATCTTCCTCATCTCGATTTCCTACTCTCTGATTCTCCGGACAGTGATAGCAGCTCGTTCCCTCAGTGCCGCCTCCAAGGCCTTCCGAACCTGTGCCTCTCATCTTATTGTTATCTCTATATTTTACTTTACAAGGGCTTCAACAATGATATCCAGCCAGACAATGACCGGGCTCCCTCGTCCGGTCCACGTTGTATTTTCTCTTCTTCACCacttgcttcctccagccctgaaCCCTCTTGTGTACGGGGTGCTCACCAGGGAGATCAGACACACAATACAGAGGATTATGGGAAAGATCAAAATATATCCATGA